One window of the Desulfobotulus mexicanus genome contains the following:
- a CDS encoding DegT/DnrJ/EryC1/StrS family aminotransferase codes for MDVLLDVNIILDVCAVRKPWFDKSFEAIACCRRSGGQVWVYAGSVQTLHYTLANVHLQQARENGENISRKACLEIAARQLKVFTENIQWLSALSGECDVFEDQDPEDMQLICSLDRFRKGSIALITRDQGLLSRGDPRILTPDAYIDQSKEGQSIPFIDLAAQQHIIRPILEKNIHKVLAHGQYIMGPEVKELEERLAAYVGTKYAIGLASGTDALMVALMALGIGTGDEVITTPFSFIATAEIIALLGAKPVFVDVCPKTYNINPDLIEAAITPKTKAIMPVSLYGQCADFDAINAIASKHNLPVIEDAAQSFGATYKSRKSCALSTISCTSFFPSKPLGGYGDGGACFTDDDNLAKAMREIRVHGQDRRYHHPRIGFNGRLDTLQAAILLAKLDIFPDEVEKRGRIGTQYSEKIQTECLGIVTPYIEEWNTSVYAQYTVQVENRDAVQKILNQNGIPTAVHYPVPLHHQPVFEDYKTSLPVSETLAQKVMSLPMHPLLDEETIKKIVEVLKKGV; via the coding sequence ATGGATGTTCTTCTTGATGTTAATATAATACTGGATGTCTGTGCTGTACGGAAGCCATGGTTTGATAAGTCCTTTGAAGCCATTGCGTGTTGCCGCAGATCCGGCGGGCAGGTATGGGTTTATGCGGGTTCTGTGCAGACGTTGCACTATACCCTTGCCAATGTTCATCTGCAGCAGGCCAGGGAAAATGGAGAAAATATTTCCAGAAAAGCCTGTCTGGAAATAGCAGCCAGGCAACTGAAGGTCTTTACAGAAAATATCCAGTGGCTTTCTGCCCTTTCGGGTGAATGTGATGTCTTTGAAGATCAGGACCCGGAGGATATGCAACTCATCTGCTCTCTGGATCGTTTCAGGAAGGGTTCCATTGCCTTGATTACCAGGGATCAGGGCCTGCTTTCACGGGGAGATCCCCGGATTTTAACACCAGACGCCTATATTGATCAGTCAAAGGAAGGTCAATCCATTCCCTTCATCGACCTCGCCGCCCAGCAGCACATCATTCGCCCAATCTTAGAAAAAAATATCCATAAAGTCCTTGCCCATGGACAATACATCATGGGGCCGGAAGTCAAAGAGCTTGAAGAACGCCTTGCCGCCTATGTAGGTACAAAATATGCCATTGGCCTTGCCAGCGGTACGGATGCCCTGATGGTTGCCCTCATGGCCTTAGGCATAGGCACAGGGGATGAGGTCATTACAACCCCCTTTTCCTTCATAGCCACAGCAGAAATCATAGCCCTTCTCGGGGCAAAGCCCGTTTTTGTGGATGTCTGCCCTAAAACCTACAATATTAATCCGGATCTCATTGAAGCCGCCATTACCCCCAAAACAAAAGCCATCATGCCCGTTAGTCTTTATGGCCAGTGTGCGGATTTTGATGCCATCAATGCCATTGCTTCAAAGCATAATCTTCCTGTGATTGAGGATGCAGCCCAGTCCTTTGGGGCTACATACAAGAGCAGAAAATCCTGTGCCCTCTCCACCATCAGCTGTACATCATTCTTTCCATCAAAGCCACTTGGCGGATACGGCGATGGCGGAGCATGCTTTACGGATGACGACAATCTTGCCAAAGCCATGCGTGAAATCCGTGTGCATGGTCAGGACAGACGATACCATCATCCCCGAATAGGCTTTAACGGCAGGCTGGACACCCTGCAGGCGGCCATTTTACTTGCCAAGCTTGATATCTTTCCGGATGAGGTGGAAAAACGGGGCCGCATTGGTACACAATATTCAGAAAAAATTCAGACTGAATGCCTGGGTATTGTCACGCCTTATATCGAGGAATGGAACACCAGCGTTTATGCCCAATATACTGTGCAGGTTGAAAATCGGGATGCCGTTCAGAAAATACTAAATCAAAATGGAATACCTACGGCTGTGCACTATCCTGTTCCTCTTCATCATCAGCCTGTTTTTGAGGATTACAAGACAAGCCTGCCAGTATCCGAAACCCTTGCCCAAAAAGTGATGAGTCTTCCCATGCATCCCCTTCTGGATGAAGAAACCATCAAAAAGATTGTGGAAGTTCTGAAAAAAGGGGTTTGA
- a CDS encoding PD-(D/E)XK nuclease family transposase — protein sequence MRAKDDLSGEWVNLEVQVNPGFHYPPRSKFYLAGMYRDQLEKGKDGLYSDLKACYGIHILVGTLFDKPEEEDFWFNHYAMLNTRTHKALVNHWHLYYIELEKYLRSLEKKAEARPLNELEEWTLFIGTIQDNDRPLDERINHNPMIREVYKMIETFTKNDHLREKYRVQEEFIRVQKTNEYMTEKMRQEIIRLGHEVEHFMAEQERITAENKAALQAQERERAEKEREKAEKEAIMKKAIHGMRNQGLPDEGIASILGISEAVVRGL from the coding sequence ATCCGGGCCAAAGATGACTTAAGCGGTGAATGGGTAAATCTGGAGGTTCAGGTAAATCCGGGCTTTCATTATCCGCCCCGCAGCAAGTTTTACCTTGCAGGTATGTACCGGGATCAGCTTGAGAAGGGTAAAGATGGCCTTTATAGTGACCTTAAAGCCTGCTACGGTATTCATATTCTTGTGGGTACGCTTTTTGATAAGCCGGAAGAAGAGGATTTCTGGTTCAATCATTATGCCATGCTGAACACCCGCACACACAAAGCCCTCGTCAATCACTGGCACCTGTATTATATTGAACTTGAAAAGTATCTTCGCAGCCTTGAAAAAAAGGCCGAAGCCAGACCCCTTAATGAGCTTGAGGAATGGACGCTTTTTATTGGCACCATTCAGGACAATGACAGACCCTTAGATGAGCGCATCAATCATAACCCAATGATCCGGGAGGTGTATAAAATGATTGAGACCTTCACAAAAAATGACCATCTCCGTGAGAAATACCGTGTGCAGGAAGAATTCATCCGTGTTCAGAAGACCAATGAGTATATGACTGAAAAGATGAGGCAGGAAATTATCAGGCTGGGTCATGAGGTCGAACACTTCATGGCCGAACAGGAAAGGATTACTGCTGAGAACAAGGCGGCTCTTCAGGCTCAGGAGAGGGAAAGGGCTGAGAAGGAAAGGGAAAAGGCTGAGAAGGAAGCCATTATGAAAAAAGCCATCCATGGGATGCGTAATCAGGGATTGCCAGACGAAGGTATTGCATCAATACTGGGAATATCCGAAGCCGTGGTAAGAGGATTGTAA
- a CDS encoding cephalosporin hydroxylase family protein, which translates to MAKKYQRILVCLDSMHTHDHVLAELNAYGSLVSTGSYCVVFDTIIEDMPENMFPDRPWGPGNNPKTAVWEYLKTHPEFEMDRDIQHKLLITVAPDGYLKKIA; encoded by the coding sequence GTGGCAAAGAAGTATCAGCGTATTCTTGTCTGTCTGGATTCCATGCATACCCATGACCATGTGCTTGCGGAGCTTAATGCCTATGGGTCTCTGGTAAGTACTGGCAGCTACTGTGTGGTTTTTGATACCATTATTGAAGACATGCCCGAAAATATGTTTCCGGACAGACCCTGGGGGCCGGGCAACAATCCCAAAACCGCTGTGTGGGAATATTTAAAAACCCATCCGGAATTTGAAATGGACAGGGATATCCAGCATAAGCTCCTGATCACCGTTGCACCGGACGGATATCTGAAAAAGATCGCCTGA
- a CDS encoding Rpn family recombination-promoting nuclease/putative transposase, whose product MEIKIYNDIVFKWIFGRQSCTAPLIALLNAITSPAKKFSDVTILNPFDESEPFKNEKQGILDIRAKDDLSGEWVNLEVQVNPGFHYPPRSKFYLAGMYRDQLEKGKDALYSDLKACYGIHILVGTLFDKPEEEDFWFNHYAMLNTRTHKALVNHWHLYYIELEKYLRSLEKKAEARPLNELEEWTLFIGTIQDNAMPLDERINHNPMIREVYKMIETFTKNDHLREKYRVQEEFIRVQKTNEFMTEKMRQEIVRLGHEVEHFMAEQERITAENKAALLAQERERAEKEKERTEKERERTEKEAALLAQERERVEKERERAEKERERAEKEAFKKNSILQLRKKGFSDADIIFTLGVSDEDIRNLD is encoded by the coding sequence ATGGAAATAAAGATTTACAATGACATCGTTTTTAAATGGATCTTTGGAAGGCAAAGCTGCACAGCCCCTTTAATCGCCCTCCTTAACGCCATTACATCGCCTGCAAAAAAGTTTTCCGATGTGACCATCCTGAATCCCTTTGATGAATCTGAGCCCTTCAAGAATGAAAAGCAGGGCATCCTTGATATCAGGGCCAAAGATGACTTAAGCGGTGAATGGGTAAATCTGGAGGTTCAGGTGAATCCGGGTTTTCATTATCCGCCCCGCAGCAAGTTTTACCTTGCAGGTATGTACCGGGATCAGCTTGAGAAGGGCAAAGATGCCCTTTATAGTGACCTTAAAGCCTGCTACGGTATTCATATTCTTGTGGGTACGCTTTTTGATAAACCGGAAGAAGAGGATTTCTGGTTCAATCATTATGCCATGCTCAACACCCGCACACACAAAGCCCTCGTCAATCACTGGCACCTGTATTATATTGAACTTGAAAAGTATCTTCGCAGCCTTGAAAAAAAGGCCGAAGCCAGACCCCTAAATGAGCTTGAGGAATGGACGCTTTTCATTGGCACCATCCAGGACAATGCCATGCCCCTGGATGAACGCATCAATCATAACCCCATGATCCGGGAGGTGTATAAAATGATTGAGACCTTCACAAAAAATGACCATCTCCGTGAGAAATACCGCGTACAGGAAGAATTCATCCGTGTTCAGAAGACCAATGAGTTCATGACCGAAAAGATGCGGCAGGAAATTGTTAGACTGGGCCATGAGGTCGAACACTTCATGGCCGAACAGGAAAGGATTACTGCTGAGAATAAGGCAGCTCTTTTGGCTCAGGAAAGAGAGCGAGCGGAAAAAGAAAAAGAGCGAACAGAAAAAGAAAGAGAGCGAACAGAAAAAGAGGCAGCCCTCCTGGCCCAGGAAAGAGAACGGGTAGAAAAAGAAAGAGAACGGGCAGAAAAAGAAAGAGAACGGGCAGAAAAAGAAGCTTTTAAGAAAAATTCCATCCTCCAATTGCGTAAGAAGGGTTTTTCTGATGCAGATATAATATTCACGCTGGGAGTTAGTGATGAAGATATCCGCAATTTAGATTGA
- a CDS encoding PD-(D/E)XK nuclease family transposase: MTVQVNPGFHYPPRSKYYLAGMYRDQLEKGKDALYSDLKACYGIHILVGTLFDKPEEEGFWFNHYAMLNTRTHKALVNHWHLYYIELEKYLRSLEKKAEARPLNELEEWTLFIGTIQDNDRPLDERINHNPMIREVYKMIETFTKDDHLREKYRVQEEFIRVQKTNEYMTEKMRQEIIRLGHEVEHFMAEQERITAENKAALQAQERERVEKEKERAEKEKERAEKQAALQAQERERVEKERERAEKEAIMKKAIHGMRNQGLPDEDIATMLGISEAVVRGL, from the coding sequence ATGACTGTTCAGGTAAATCCGGGCTTCCATTATCCGCCCCGCAGCAAATATTACCTTGCGGGCATGTACCGGGATCAGCTTGAGAAGGGCAAAGATGCCCTTTATAGTGACCTTAAAGCCTGCTACGGCATTCATATTCTTGTGGGTACGCTTTTTGATAAGCCGGAAGAAGAGGGTTTCTGGTTCAATCACTATGCCATGCTGAACACCCGCACACACAAAGCCCTCGTCAATCACTGGCACCTGTATTATATTGAACTTGAAAAGTATCTTCGCAGCCTTGAAAAAAAGGCCGAAGCCAGACCCCTTAATGAGCTTGAGGAATGGACGCTTTTCATTGGCACCATTCAGGACAATGACAGACCCCTGGATGAGCGCATCAATCATAACCCAATGATCCGGGAGGTGTATAAAATGATTGAGACCTTCACAAAAGACGACCATCTCCGTGAGAAATACCGTGTGCAGGAAGAATTTATCCGTGTTCAGAAGACCAATGAGTATATGACTGAAAAGATGAGGCAGGAAATTATCAGGCTGGGCCATGAGGTCGAACACTTCATGGCTGAACAGGAAAGGATTACTGCTGAGAACAAGGCGGCTCTTCAGGCTCAGGAGAGGGAAAGGGTTGAGAAGGAAAAGGAAAGGGCTGAGAAGGAAAAGGAAAGGGCTGAAAAACAGGCGGCTCTTCAGGCTCAGGAGAGGGAAAGGGTTGAGAAGGAAAGGGAAAGGGCTGAGAAGGAAGCCATTATGAAAAAAGCCATCCATGGGATGCGTAATCAGGGATTGCCAGACGAAGATATTGCAACAATGCTGGGAATATCCGAAGCCGTGGTAAGAGGATTGTAA
- a CDS encoding Gfo/Idh/MocA family oxidoreductase, producing MVEACDRAGVRLFVVKQNRRNATLQLLKNAVMQKRFGKIYSVAINVFWTRPQDYYDSAKWRGTWEFDGGAFMNQASHYIDLFEWLIGPVESVMAYTGTLARDIEVEDSGAAILRWRNGALGTLNVSMLTYPKNLEGSITILGEKGSAKIGGVAVNEVLHWDFEEKLPEDEKIGDASYQTTSVYGFGHPLYFSNVIETLRGNADPETDGREGLKTLELLIAMYLSARDGKKVALPLEY from the coding sequence ATGGTGGAAGCCTGTGACAGGGCAGGTGTGCGTCTTTTTGTTGTAAAACAGAACCGTCGCAATGCTACCCTCCAGCTTTTAAAAAATGCCGTTATGCAGAAGCGATTTGGAAAAATCTATTCTGTAGCCATCAATGTATTCTGGACAAGACCACAGGATTATTACGACAGCGCAAAATGGCGTGGAACCTGGGAATTTGATGGTGGAGCATTTATGAACCAGGCCAGTCATTATATTGACCTTTTTGAATGGCTCATCGGCCCTGTGGAAAGTGTCATGGCCTATACCGGCACCCTTGCCAGGGATATAGAGGTGGAAGATTCAGGAGCTGCCATCCTTCGCTGGCGTAACGGAGCCCTTGGCACCTTGAATGTCTCCATGCTTACCTACCCGAAAAACCTTGAGGGTAGCATTACCATTCTTGGAGAAAAGGGGAGTGCCAAAATCGGCGGGGTTGCGGTGAATGAGGTGCTGCACTGGGATTTTGAGGAAAAGCTGCCCGAAGATGAAAAAATTGGTGATGCCAGTTACCAGACCACTTCCGTATATGGCTTTGGTCATCCCCTTTATTTTTCCAATGTGATAGAAACCCTGCGGGGCAATGCTGATCCGGAAACCGACGGTAGAGAAGGCCTGAAAACCTTAGAGTTACTCATTGCCATGTATCTTTCCGCAAGGGATGGTAAAAAGGTGGCTTTACCGCTTGAATATTAG
- a CDS encoding cephalosporin hydroxylase family protein gives MAKKYQCILVCLDSMHTHDHVLAELNAYGPMVSTGSYCVVFDTLIEDMPENMFPDRPWGPGNNPKTAVWEYLKTHPEFEMDRDIQHKLLITVAPDGYLKKIA, from the coding sequence GTGGCAAAGAAGTATCAGTGCATTCTTGTCTGTCTGGATTCCATGCATACCCATGACCATGTGCTTGCGGAGCTTAATGCCTATGGGCCGATGGTAAGTACAGGCAGTTATTGTGTGGTTTTTGATACCCTCATTGAAGACATGCCCGAAAATATGTTCCCGGACAGACCCTGGGGGCCGGGCAACAATCCCAAAACCGCTGTGTGGGAATATTTAAAAACCCACCCGGAATTTGAAATGGACAGGGATATCCAGCATAAGCTCCTGATCACCGTTGCACCGGACGGATATCTGAAAAAGATCGCCTGA
- a CDS encoding PD-(D/E)XK nuclease family transposase: MEIKIYNDIVFKWIFGRQSCTAPLIALLNAITSPSKKFSEVTILNPFDESEPFKNEKQGILDIRAKDDCSGKSGLPLSAPQQILPCGHVPGSA; the protein is encoded by the coding sequence ATGGAAATAAAAATTTACAATGACATCGTTTTTAAATGGATCTTTGGAAGGCAAAGCTGCACAGCCCCTTTGATCGCCCTCCTTAATGCCATTACATCTCCTTCAAAAAAGTTTTCCGAAGTAACCATCCTGAATCCCTTTGATGAATCTGAACCCTTCAAGAATGAAAAGCAGGGTATCCTTGATATCCGGGCCAAAGATGACTGTTCAGGTAAATCCGGGCTTCCATTATCCGCCCCGCAGCAAATATTACCTTGCGGGCATGTACCGGGATCAGCTTGA